The Microbulbifer sp. YPW1 genome contains a region encoding:
- the rlmA gene encoding 23S rRNA (guanine(745)-N(1))-methyltransferase, producing MIWQCPHCKQSLDLQDQSWRCASGHSFDRAREGYVNLLPVQQKRSKEPGDSAEMLNARRRFLEAGHYMPLVEAICAQLSRTLGESSRLLDVGCGEGYYTRQLVGNGWRAANIFGIDIAKPGVRLAAKKLPEAHHAVASSYHLPVLDNSVDAILRVFAPGPTEELLRVLKPGGVFLDVSPGPDHLWSLKQRLYENPQRHEAPAPLAGLTLLSELRCEFSLNIEKNAELRDFLSMTPFAWKGRKESREALEQQDSLELEADFLLRSFSRSD from the coding sequence ATGATCTGGCAGTGCCCCCATTGTAAACAGTCTCTCGATTTACAGGACCAGAGCTGGCGCTGTGCCAGTGGCCACAGCTTTGACCGCGCCAGGGAGGGGTATGTCAATCTGTTGCCAGTACAGCAAAAACGCAGTAAAGAGCCGGGTGATTCGGCGGAGATGCTCAATGCCCGGCGGCGTTTTCTGGAAGCAGGCCATTACATGCCGCTGGTGGAGGCCATCTGTGCGCAGTTGTCGCGCACGCTCGGAGAGAGTAGCCGGCTGCTGGATGTCGGCTGCGGAGAAGGGTATTACACACGGCAGTTGGTGGGGAACGGCTGGCGGGCCGCGAATATTTTCGGAATCGATATCGCCAAGCCCGGGGTGCGTCTCGCGGCAAAGAAGCTACCCGAGGCCCACCATGCGGTGGCGAGCAGCTATCACTTGCCGGTATTGGATAACAGCGTAGATGCGATTTTACGTGTGTTTGCCCCCGGGCCGACTGAAGAACTGCTCCGTGTTTTGAAACCGGGTGGCGTATTTTTGGATGTCTCGCCTGGTCCGGATCACCTGTGGAGCCTGAAGCAGCGCTTGTACGAAAACCCGCAGCGTCACGAGGCACCGGCGCCGCTGGCGGGTCTCACACTGCTCAGTGAATTACGCTGTGAATTTTCGTTGAATATCGAGAAAAATGCCGAGTTGAGGGACTTCCTTTCCATGACGCCATTTGCCTGGAAAGGGCGCAAGGAGTCTCGCGAAGCACTGGAGCAGCAGGATTCACTAGAACTGGAAGCGGACTTTCTGTTACGCAGTTTCAGCCGCAGCGATTGA
- a CDS encoding GMC family oxidoreductase → MARSKVYDYVIVGAGSAGCVLANRLSQDEQNRVCLLEAGPSDHNLMIQMPAGIGYLVPGKRFNRHHYTEPQTNLDNRRLFWPRGRVLGGSSAINAMIYARGNPGDYNAWEKAGNPGWGWSGMLPYFLLSEGNQRGSDAYHSGYGPLAVSDLKWKSAAGQAFVSAAREAGHRLNHDFNGHHQNGVGFYQVTQKFGRRCSSATAYLYPVKNRPNLSIYTSAPAAVLEFKGDRVSAVRLQNGTRIVANKEVILCAGAIQSPQLLMLSGIGPEGDLKKLGIVPQCHLPGVGQNLQDHLDITQVVETDRPVGFNDALWPKLKAALTLPQYLLLNRGMLTNNIAEAGGFASSSLAGEYPDIQFHLSAVPLFNHGLIKRPGDGYSLHACALRPKSRGSISLASRDPKASPRIQPNYLSHPEDLQVLLEGFEMARDIIGKSSLKTLHKRWWLPGEALSQRDSIADFIRQYAESIYHPVGTCKMGQDEMAVVDSELRVRGVDGLRVVDASIMPTLISGNTNAPVIAIAEKAAELILDKPALHKQQELSENA, encoded by the coding sequence ATGGCGAGATCCAAGGTGTACGATTATGTGATCGTAGGGGCGGGGTCCGCCGGCTGTGTGCTGGCCAACCGTCTCAGCCAAGACGAGCAGAATCGGGTTTGTCTGCTGGAGGCGGGGCCCTCAGATCATAACCTGATGATCCAGATGCCTGCGGGTATCGGCTATCTGGTACCCGGGAAGCGTTTTAACCGTCATCACTACACTGAACCGCAGACCAATCTCGACAATCGTCGCCTGTTCTGGCCGCGCGGGCGCGTGCTGGGGGGCAGCAGTGCGATCAATGCCATGATTTATGCACGCGGCAATCCGGGAGACTACAACGCCTGGGAAAAGGCCGGTAACCCCGGGTGGGGGTGGTCGGGTATGTTGCCGTACTTTCTGCTGTCGGAGGGCAACCAGCGTGGCAGCGATGCTTATCACAGTGGTTATGGACCGCTGGCTGTTTCCGACCTGAAATGGAAGTCGGCCGCAGGGCAGGCATTTGTAAGCGCTGCCCGCGAAGCGGGACATCGCCTCAATCACGATTTCAACGGCCATCACCAGAATGGCGTGGGTTTCTATCAGGTGACCCAGAAATTTGGCCGGCGCTGCTCTTCTGCCACTGCTTATCTGTATCCGGTGAAAAACCGTCCCAATCTGAGTATTTACACCAGCGCGCCGGCGGCGGTGCTTGAGTTCAAGGGAGATCGGGTAAGTGCGGTGCGGTTGCAAAACGGCACCCGAATAGTGGCCAACAAAGAAGTGATTCTTTGCGCCGGGGCAATCCAGTCACCACAGCTACTGATGCTTTCGGGGATAGGCCCGGAGGGGGATCTGAAAAAACTCGGTATCGTGCCCCAGTGTCACCTGCCGGGTGTGGGGCAAAACCTGCAGGATCACCTGGATATTACCCAGGTGGTGGAGACCGACCGACCTGTCGGCTTTAACGATGCGCTATGGCCCAAGCTCAAGGCTGCGCTGACCTTACCGCAATACCTGTTACTGAATCGCGGCATGCTCACCAACAATATCGCCGAGGCAGGAGGGTTTGCCAGTTCCAGTCTGGCGGGAGAGTACCCGGATATTCAATTCCACCTGAGTGCGGTTCCGCTATTTAATCACGGACTGATCAAGCGACCGGGAGATGGCTATTCCCTGCATGCCTGCGCACTGCGTCCCAAAAGCCGCGGGTCTATTTCCCTGGCCTCTCGCGATCCCAAAGCCTCCCCGCGGATTCAGCCCAATTACCTGTCGCATCCCGAAGATCTTCAGGTATTGCTGGAGGGGTTTGAAATGGCGCGGGACATTATCGGCAAGTCCTCGTTGAAAACACTGCACAAGCGCTGGTGGTTGCCGGGTGAAGCGCTTTCACAGCGGGATTCGATTGCCGATTTTATTCGCCAGTATGCAGAAAGCATTTATCACCCGGTAGGCACCTGCAAGATGGGGCAGGATGAAATGGCAGTAGTGGACAGTGAGTTGCGGGTGCGGGGTGTGGATGGACTGCGGGTAGTGGATGCCTCCATAATGCCGACCCTTATCAGCGGTAACACCAACGCCCCGGTGATAGCTATTGCAGAAAAAGCCGCGGAATTAATTCTCGATAAGCCCGCACTTCACAAGCAGCAGGAACTCAGCGAAAACGCATGA
- a CDS encoding family 20 glycosylhydrolase has protein sequence MKRLPLFASLALSAFIASCSDSDSVSREDATARIAANFDVTQEILTNFQGVDADLRAQCKQAGGSEATCSTYRISLINNGPSIGAEERDWTLYFHSVRRALALLNSDEFTLERVNGDLHRLTPTDAFNGIPSGEPLALDFLIESWMQFESDFQPRLFVVDADGQAQVIESTDTDDLQDIVLPITKNDPDNWKRVASDANTLATAASRFQRFTADAEIIGNAGENWRGRIIPQPVTTTLPDGAPVNLDNGLTLTANGLAEGSVAALTQRIKQLGLAADSKDAYPVEVAVASSSFDGAVAGAYRLTVGEDGATVTGADESGAFYGVQSLLALVDLKSKTMPLAEVEDAPRFPHRGMFLDVGRNFHSKEVVLKLLDQMAAYKLNRFHFHLSDDEGWRLEVPGLPELTEVGSQRCFDLDENHCLLPQLGSGPNADNFGSGFYSVDDYVEILRYAADRQIEVVPEFDMPAHARAAVVSMEARYRKLKDTDPAAASAYRLIDPQDDTEYLSVQFYHDSYINPCMDSTYQFVGKLISEVKAMHDTAGVALETWHFGGDEAVNILASGSFEVGPGNDPAKGDVTAEQRNKPWANSPQCKKLIASGEVRAIDELGELYAKRVSKLVADAGIPTMAAWNDGVKKITDADAELATEHSYVNSWAPLFWGGGDESVHFYETGFDLVQSHSDYLYFDMPQEVDPAERGYYWASRYTDARKTFSYTPLNTAQLAELYPNRDGHGWTATSPAAEFAHSVNGMQGQLWSEVVRTDEAVEYQVFPRLLALAERAWHQASWELPIQEGQVFSAETRFMDKQALARDWHNFAAALGNKELRKLDRAGIGYRVPVPGAVVDGDTVKTALPYPGLSLEYFDGDTWQPLSDKVAAQSVQSVRARSADGKRAGRAVSLESAKTLTAR, from the coding sequence ATGAAGCGACTTCCCCTTTTTGCCAGCCTTGCGCTGTCTGCCTTTATTGCCTCCTGTAGCGACTCGGATTCCGTTAGTAGGGAGGACGCAACCGCGCGTATCGCCGCCAACTTTGATGTAACCCAGGAGATCCTGACCAATTTCCAGGGGGTGGACGCGGATTTGCGCGCGCAGTGCAAGCAGGCCGGTGGTAGCGAGGCGACCTGTTCCACCTACCGCATCAGCCTGATCAACAATGGACCGTCGATCGGCGCGGAAGAACGGGATTGGACACTCTACTTCCACAGCGTGCGCCGCGCTCTGGCGCTGCTGAACAGTGACGAATTCACCCTCGAGCGGGTCAATGGCGACCTGCACCGACTGACGCCTACAGACGCATTTAATGGTATTCCCAGCGGTGAACCCCTGGCACTGGACTTCCTGATCGAGAGCTGGATGCAGTTCGAGTCCGACTTCCAGCCGCGCCTGTTCGTGGTCGACGCTGACGGACAAGCGCAGGTGATCGAGTCCACGGATACCGACGACCTGCAGGACATCGTCCTGCCCATCACCAAAAACGACCCGGACAACTGGAAACGGGTCGCCAGCGATGCCAACACACTGGCCACGGCGGCCAGTCGCTTCCAGCGCTTTACTGCTGATGCCGAGATCATCGGCAATGCAGGGGAAAACTGGCGCGGCCGGATTATTCCCCAACCGGTCACTACCACGTTGCCGGACGGCGCGCCGGTGAATCTGGATAACGGGCTCACTCTGACGGCAAATGGACTGGCTGAAGGCAGCGTGGCGGCCCTGACACAACGGATCAAACAATTGGGCCTCGCTGCGGACAGTAAGGACGCCTATCCGGTCGAGGTAGCCGTCGCGTCATCGTCTTTCGATGGGGCAGTGGCCGGTGCATATCGCCTCACCGTAGGTGAAGACGGTGCGACCGTGACCGGCGCAGACGAAAGTGGTGCTTTCTACGGCGTTCAGTCGCTGCTGGCACTGGTGGACCTGAAAAGTAAAACCATGCCGCTGGCGGAGGTAGAGGATGCGCCGCGCTTTCCGCACCGCGGCATGTTTCTCGACGTGGGCCGCAATTTCCACAGTAAAGAAGTAGTGCTCAAACTGCTGGACCAGATGGCGGCCTACAAGCTCAACCGGTTCCATTTCCACCTGTCCGATGACGAAGGCTGGCGCCTGGAGGTTCCTGGATTACCGGAGCTGACCGAGGTGGGCAGCCAGCGCTGTTTTGACCTGGATGAAAATCACTGCCTGCTGCCGCAGCTGGGGTCCGGCCCCAATGCGGATAACTTCGGTAGCGGCTTTTACAGTGTTGATGACTATGTAGAAATTCTGCGCTACGCGGCGGATCGCCAGATCGAAGTGGTCCCGGAGTTTGATATGCCCGCCCATGCGCGCGCTGCAGTGGTGTCAATGGAGGCCCGTTATCGCAAGCTGAAAGACACCGATCCGGCGGCTGCCAGTGCCTATCGCCTGATCGATCCTCAGGACGATACCGAGTACCTATCGGTCCAGTTTTACCATGACAGCTACATTAATCCCTGTATGGATTCCACTTACCAGTTTGTGGGTAAGCTGATCAGCGAAGTGAAAGCCATGCATGACACCGCCGGGGTAGCGCTCGAAACCTGGCACTTTGGTGGTGATGAGGCGGTGAATATTCTCGCGTCTGGGTCGTTCGAGGTCGGTCCGGGCAATGATCCTGCGAAGGGGGATGTCACTGCGGAACAGCGCAACAAACCCTGGGCCAATTCGCCCCAGTGCAAAAAGCTGATTGCCAGTGGTGAAGTCAGGGCCATTGACGAGCTGGGTGAGCTCTACGCCAAGCGTGTAAGCAAGCTGGTGGCCGACGCTGGTATTCCCACCATGGCGGCCTGGAACGATGGTGTAAAGAAAATTACCGACGCTGACGCCGAGCTCGCCACCGAGCACAGCTATGTGAATTCGTGGGCGCCCCTGTTCTGGGGTGGGGGTGACGAGAGTGTGCACTTCTACGAGACTGGTTTTGACCTGGTGCAGTCCCACTCGGACTACCTTTACTTCGATATGCCTCAGGAAGTGGATCCCGCGGAGCGCGGTTACTACTGGGCGTCTCGCTACACCGATGCCCGTAAAACCTTCAGCTATACACCGCTCAATACCGCTCAATTGGCCGAGCTTTATCCCAATCGTGACGGACACGGCTGGACCGCGACTTCGCCTGCGGCAGAGTTTGCACACAGTGTGAACGGTATGCAGGGGCAGCTGTGGAGTGAGGTGGTGCGTACCGATGAGGCGGTGGAATACCAGGTGTTCCCGCGTCTGCTGGCGCTGGCGGAACGCGCCTGGCACCAGGCGTCCTGGGAACTGCCAATTCAGGAAGGGCAGGTATTCTCTGCCGAGACCAGGTTTATGGACAAGCAGGCACTCGCTCGGGATTGGCATAACTTTGCCGCTGCGCTGGGCAACAAGGAGTTGCGCAAGCTGGACCGTGCAGGAATTGGCTATCGAGTACCCGTGCCCGGCGCGGTGGTTGATGGCGATACCGTAAAAACTGCTCTGCCATATCCCGGGCTGTCGCTGGAGTATTTTGACGGTGACACCTGGCAACCACTGAGCGACAAAGTGGCGGCACAGTCGGTGCAGTCTGTTCGCGCTCGCAGTGCTGATGGCAAGCGTGCCGGTCGTGCGGTTTCGCTGGAAAGCGCCAAGACGTTGACCGCTCGCTGA
- a CDS encoding RDD family protein — translation MPDPVKTPTQFNQLPYAGVLPRLMSLLYDTLIVAGLWMVYGFLAMLVVSTFGGLQCQPEHVDYTPCVGGPLYQLGLVLVTAGYFFWSWRVAGQTIGMRAWRLMVANNNGVQLSWYQCLIRALVGPISLGCFGLGFLWGYFRSDGASWHDLASDSEVRRLPKKKKEKKLS, via the coding sequence GTGCCAGATCCAGTCAAAACGCCCACCCAGTTTAACCAGCTTCCCTACGCCGGCGTCCTGCCGCGACTCATGTCCCTACTCTACGATACCCTGATCGTGGCGGGCCTATGGATGGTGTACGGCTTCTTGGCAATGCTAGTGGTCTCTACATTCGGCGGCCTGCAGTGCCAACCGGAACATGTGGACTACACGCCCTGCGTGGGTGGACCGCTGTATCAGCTGGGCCTGGTACTGGTAACAGCGGGATACTTTTTCTGGTCCTGGCGTGTAGCCGGCCAGACCATCGGCATGCGCGCGTGGCGCTTGATGGTTGCCAATAACAACGGCGTGCAGCTGAGCTGGTACCAGTGTTTGATACGCGCCCTGGTGGGCCCCATCTCTTTGGGCTGCTTTGGGTTGGGCTTTCTGTGGGGATATTTCCGCAGCGATGGCGCCAGCTGGCACGACCTGGCATCGGATTCTGAGGTGAGGCGCCTGCCCAAAAAGAAGAAGGAAAAGAAGCTGAGCTGA
- the lptG gene encoding LPS export ABC transporter permease LptG, protein MSRLDRYIARTVTMAILAVLLVILGLDLISAIVDELEDLGDNYQFVNILEYVLWTLPERIYSQLGFSALVGCMVGLGTLASTSELTVMRASGVSIGRIAWAVMKPVLVLIVLGLMLAELVIPVTNQAAESRKAIAQGELENSGLEQGLWLYDGGEFVHFNAALPGGTLFGITRYRFDEDRQLQQVVFSERGHYENDRWELQNSRQTSLTPERASSSQEERSYWDSDMSPDLFSLVVPMPSDLSPRNLWSYGKFLDRKGEESARYWLAFWKKVLQPLTIAGLVMMAISFIFGPLREVTTGLRVFTGVIVGIVFRTVQDMLGPSSVVFGFSPFIAVIVPILASFLLGWLLLKRAR, encoded by the coding sequence ATGTCCCGGCTTGATCGCTATATTGCCCGCACCGTGACCATGGCCATTCTCGCCGTTTTGCTGGTGATCCTGGGGCTGGACCTGATTTCCGCGATTGTCGATGAACTCGAGGATCTCGGCGATAACTATCAGTTTGTCAATATTCTGGAATATGTCCTCTGGACATTGCCCGAGCGCATTTACAGCCAGCTCGGCTTCTCCGCGCTTGTGGGGTGCATGGTTGGTCTGGGTACTCTCGCCAGTACCAGTGAATTGACGGTGATGCGGGCTTCCGGGGTTTCTATCGGGCGGATTGCCTGGGCGGTGATGAAGCCGGTTCTGGTGCTTATCGTGCTGGGACTTATGCTCGCCGAGCTGGTGATTCCGGTGACCAACCAGGCCGCCGAGAGCCGCAAGGCCATTGCCCAGGGCGAGCTGGAGAACTCCGGTCTGGAGCAGGGACTGTGGCTTTACGACGGCGGCGAGTTTGTCCATTTCAATGCGGCACTGCCTGGCGGAACCCTGTTTGGCATTACCCGATACCGTTTCGACGAGGATCGCCAGCTGCAGCAGGTGGTGTTTTCCGAGCGCGGCCACTATGAAAATGACCGCTGGGAGTTGCAGAACAGCCGTCAGACCAGTCTCACACCGGAACGCGCGAGCAGCAGTCAGGAAGAGCGCTCCTACTGGGATTCGGACATGTCCCCGGATCTGTTTTCGTTGGTCGTACCGATGCCATCGGACCTGTCGCCGCGCAACCTCTGGTCATACGGCAAGTTCCTCGATCGCAAAGGCGAAGAGTCCGCCCGCTACTGGTTGGCCTTCTGGAAGAAAGTGTTGCAGCCGCTCACCATCGCCGGTCTGGTCATGATGGCTATCTCTTTTATCTTCGGCCCCCTGCGGGAGGTGACCACGGGGCTGCGGGTATTTACCGGGGTGATCGTGGGGATTGTGTTCCGGACGGTACAGGACATGCTCGGTCCTTCGTCGGTGGTATTCGGGTTCTCGCCGTTTATCGCGGTGATTGTGCCCATCCTTGCCAGCTTCCTGCTCGGCTGGTTGCTGCTGAAGCGCGCTCGCTAG
- the lptF gene encoding LPS export ABC transporter permease LptF encodes MIIFRYLCRELLGATLAVSAVLLLMVMSGRFVKYLAEAAAGDLSAGILFSLMGYRLPGFLELVVPLGFFVGILLAYGRLYIESEMTVLHACGFSERQLLRYTLVPALLVAALVASMSLYLTPTGIERTSHLLTADKTRNEFDHLVPKKFVATGGDRAVYYADGLSDDKSTMHDVFLAELGNSRGNMETDHQIVTVAREGVQLIDPETGLRYLVLRDGYRYEGIPGQSDYRQMAFSSYEVLLDIPRLRSKASEKLQSMSTAALWKSDNPRERVNLHWRFSLPVLVLIVAILAVPLSRTNPRQGRYAKMIPAVLLYIVYLVALQGVRGAIEDGKIEQAWAIWLVHPPFLILGLLLLGGRNRKPRKPRGGPNAGGDARVHGASGGSDVPA; translated from the coding sequence GTGATTATTTTCCGCTACCTCTGTCGCGAACTACTCGGCGCGACACTTGCCGTCAGTGCCGTGCTGTTGCTGATGGTTATGAGTGGCCGTTTTGTGAAGTATCTGGCCGAGGCGGCAGCGGGAGATCTGTCCGCGGGCATCCTGTTTTCTCTGATGGGATATCGCCTGCCTGGCTTCCTTGAGCTGGTGGTGCCGCTAGGCTTTTTTGTGGGCATCCTGCTGGCTTACGGTCGTCTGTATATCGAAAGCGAGATGACGGTGCTGCACGCCTGTGGTTTCAGTGAGCGGCAGTTACTGCGCTATACGCTGGTGCCTGCGCTGCTGGTCGCGGCGCTGGTGGCTTCCATGAGTCTCTACCTGACTCCGACCGGTATTGAACGCACCTCCCATCTGCTCACTGCAGACAAGACCCGCAATGAATTCGATCACCTGGTGCCCAAGAAGTTTGTCGCCACCGGCGGAGATCGGGCGGTGTACTACGCCGATGGTCTCAGTGACGACAAGTCCACCATGCACGATGTGTTTCTGGCCGAGCTAGGGAATTCCCGCGGGAATATGGAAACCGATCACCAGATTGTCACCGTGGCCCGGGAAGGGGTGCAGTTGATCGACCCGGAAACCGGGCTTCGGTACCTGGTACTGCGCGACGGCTATCGCTACGAGGGGATCCCCGGACAGAGCGATTACCGCCAGATGGCGTTTTCCAGCTATGAGGTGCTGCTGGATATTCCGCGCCTGCGCAGCAAGGCCAGTGAGAAGCTGCAGTCCATGTCCACCGCCGCGCTGTGGAAGAGTGATAACCCGCGTGAGCGGGTCAACCTGCACTGGCGCTTCAGCTTGCCGGTACTGGTATTGATAGTGGCCATTCTCGCGGTGCCACTAAGCCGTACCAACCCGCGCCAGGGACGCTACGCGAAGATGATTCCTGCAGTGCTGCTGTATATCGTTTACCTGGTTGCCCTGCAGGGGGTCCGTGGTGCCATCGAGGATGGCAAGATCGAACAGGCCTGGGCTATATGGCTGGTGCATCCGCCATTTCTGATTCTTGGATTGCTGCTGCTCGGCGGGCGCAATCGCAAGCCGCGCAAACCCCGTGGTGGCCCGAATGCCGGTGGTGATGCCCGAGTCCACGGTGCAAGTGGAGGTTCCGATGTCCCGGCTTGA
- a CDS encoding leucyl aminopeptidase → MQCNAKVTDISKQRSACAIIAVDNKNRFTDSGSALDKANGGNLAKLLKRGDLGSAAGSTLMVPTLEGGAERVLLVRSGKTPVSQAEFRKLASASAAAVKSLKDATSYLGEVSVTDADAGWQAQQLALAAGLAGYKFTRCHSDAKPYPLAKFTVHAADKKQLKAVQQGVDLGCAQASGSNVARELGNLPGNICTPSYLASEAKALAKKHPKLTTSVLDNKKMEALGMGAFMSVAKGSDEPAAMIAMNYKGGKTGQKPIVLVGKGITFDTGGISLKPGMQMDEMKFDMCGAASVFGVMNALVEMNAPVNVVGVVAAAENMPSGRASKPGDIVTSMSGKTIEILNTDAEGRLVLCDALTWAGKFKPSVVIDVATLTGACVIALGNHATGLYANQDKLAEELLAAGETTGDRAWRMPLWDEYQPMLNSNFADMQNIGGREAGSVTAACFLARFAEDYNWAHLDIAGSAWKSGAAKGATGRPVPLLLQYILNKK, encoded by the coding sequence ATGCAGTGTAACGCCAAGGTCACCGACATCAGCAAACAGCGCAGCGCCTGCGCCATTATCGCCGTCGACAACAAGAACCGCTTCACCGATAGCGGTAGCGCCCTCGACAAGGCCAATGGCGGCAACCTGGCCAAACTGTTAAAGCGCGGCGATCTCGGCAGCGCCGCCGGCAGCACCCTTATGGTCCCCACCCTCGAAGGCGGCGCCGAGCGGGTCCTGCTGGTGCGCTCCGGTAAAACGCCCGTCTCCCAGGCAGAGTTCCGCAAGCTGGCAAGTGCCAGCGCCGCTGCAGTCAAATCCCTGAAGGATGCCACCAGCTACCTGGGCGAAGTCTCCGTTACTGATGCCGACGCTGGCTGGCAGGCGCAGCAGCTGGCGCTGGCCGCAGGTCTCGCTGGCTACAAATTCACCCGTTGTCACAGCGATGCCAAACCCTACCCGCTGGCCAAATTCACCGTTCACGCCGCGGACAAAAAACAGCTCAAGGCAGTACAACAGGGCGTCGATCTGGGCTGTGCCCAGGCATCGGGCAGCAACGTAGCACGCGAGCTGGGCAACCTGCCGGGCAATATTTGTACACCGAGCTATCTCGCCTCTGAAGCCAAAGCGCTGGCGAAGAAACACCCAAAACTGACCACCAGCGTGCTCGATAACAAGAAGATGGAAGCCCTGGGCATGGGCGCCTTCATGAGCGTCGCCAAGGGAAGTGACGAGCCCGCCGCGATGATCGCGATGAACTATAAAGGTGGCAAAACCGGACAGAAGCCGATTGTTCTGGTGGGTAAAGGTATCACCTTTGATACCGGTGGCATCAGTCTCAAGCCCGGCATGCAGATGGACGAAATGAAATTCGACATGTGCGGCGCCGCCAGTGTCTTCGGCGTGATGAATGCCCTGGTAGAAATGAATGCGCCGGTCAATGTGGTCGGTGTGGTTGCCGCCGCGGAAAACATGCCCAGTGGCCGCGCCAGCAAGCCAGGCGACATTGTTACTTCCATGAGCGGCAAAACCATCGAAATCCTCAACACCGATGCCGAAGGCCGTTTGGTTCTGTGCGATGCCCTCACCTGGGCGGGCAAATTCAAGCCCAGCGTAGTGATCGACGTGGCCACCCTGACCGGGGCCTGTGTCATCGCACTTGGCAACCACGCCACCGGCCTCTATGCCAACCAGGACAAGCTCGCCGAAGAGCTGCTTGCTGCCGGTGAAACGACCGGTGACCGCGCCTGGCGTATGCCCCTGTGGGACGAATACCAGCCGATGCTGAACTCCAATTTTGCCGACATGCAGAACATCGGTGGCCGTGAAGCCGGTTCCGTTACCGCCGCCTGCTTCCTGGCGCGCTTCGCTGAAGACTACAACTGGGCCCACCTGGATATCGCCGGCAGCGCCTGGAAGTCCGGCGCGGCCAAAGGCGCTACCGGACGCCCGGTACCGCTGCTGCTGCAATACATCCTGAACAAAAAGTAA
- a CDS encoding DNA polymerase III subunit chi gives MTRIDFYVLPSENQDEIPIFACRLAEKAFRNGLHVLIAVDGEQQAQQLDELLWTFREDSFLPHAPQNLDQQAAIEINSGEDPAQHHGLLINLRGEIPTWFSQFDRLAEIVCQHPDSLARSRTRYSHFRDRGYPLQSHKIPN, from the coding sequence ATGACTCGAATAGATTTCTACGTTTTACCCTCTGAAAATCAGGATGAGATCCCGATTTTCGCCTGTCGCCTCGCCGAAAAGGCCTTTCGCAATGGCCTGCACGTGCTGATTGCCGTCGATGGCGAGCAGCAGGCACAACAGCTGGACGAACTTCTGTGGACCTTCCGGGAAGACAGCTTCCTGCCCCATGCGCCCCAGAACCTGGACCAGCAGGCTGCAATCGAGATCAACAGCGGCGAAGACCCCGCCCAGCACCACGGCCTGCTCATCAACCTGCGCGGTGAAATCCCCACCTGGTTCAGCCAGTTCGATCGTCTCGCAGAAATCGTCTGCCAGCACCCGGACTCCCTCGCCCGCTCGAGAACGCGATACAGTCACTTCCGTGACAGGGGATATCCGTTACAATCACACAAGATACCCAACTGA